agccactgttgatgtaaaaacagattcctCCACCTTTAGTTTTGCCGGAAAGTTCCGTGTCTCTGTCCGCTCTGTAGAGTTGGAAGCCTGCCAGCTGCAGCGCAGAGTCCGGTATTAATCCACACAGCCACGTCTCCgtgaagcacaaaacagccGATGAATAGAAGTCCCTGTTTTTTCCCAACAGCAGTTGTAATTCATCCAGTTTATTGGCCAGTGAACGCACATTAGAGAGAAATATTCCCGGTAGCGATGTGCGTAATCCGCGCTGGCGAAGACGCACGAGCGCACCGGcccgtttccctctcctccggCGTTTCACTGCGTGGACAAAGGTGAGCACACCTTTGACCATAATGTCCAAAATTTCCAGTGtggggagaagaaaagtagGAACTAAGTCCGCTGGTGTTGTTACCCTGATGTTCATGAGCTCTTCTCTGGTGAAAGAGCTCCGGGTAGAATCGCAAAAGAcggagttaaaacacaaaacaagacaaaacaacgcgCACCAACACACCGAGGCAACCATCCGCGGCGCCATCGTAACGaggaacgatgaatatcctggtttgggcttgggattgattaataatctagtattaaaaatggctgctactcctcctcctcggcctgagcttctaggaatatgggtattagcatgagtgggtggagttgatttatttaaactaacgtaatcgtcttcatgtaaccaagtttcagttacacagaataaatcaatacaattgtcggagataagatcatttattaaaacagaccttatatttaatagtccacatttgaaagtggtattatttgactctattttattgttggtattaatctttattaagttagaatgtctaactcctcttctgtttgttattggtttatttactttatttactttagtttttactttagtaggtcgagggacagacacagtctctatggggtttttaataaaagaagcacagagaagcatgaaagactgcaactctgtgtcctggtctcaactctggattgtcatgggtttctaataaaatgtcctaagctgctagataagagagctgctccatccaaagtgggatggacgccgtctctcctcatgagaccaggtttcccccagaagttttgccagttatctaaaaacccaatgttgttttctggacaccacctcgacagccagcgattgaatgacgacatgcggctaaacatgtcatcactggttacattgggcaaaggaccagagaagattacgctgtcagacatagattgtgcatacctacacacagatttaacattaactttggtgacctccgattggcgtaatcgggtgtcattactgccgacgtgaataataactttactgaatttacgattatctgtagccagcagtttcagataagactctatgtcgcccgctctggccccgggaaaacacctgactgtggtcgctggcgtcgctattttcacgttcctcaggatggagtcaccaattaccagagttggtttctcagtctgtgtgtgtgtgtgtgtgtgtgtgtgtgtgtgtgtgtgtgtgtgtgtgtgtgtgtgtgtgtgtgtgtgtgtgtgtggtgctgagagagaacacttgtttgaggtgtgaacaggttggtggtggacagtgGTGACAGGACTACTGcagtggacaggactcttactgcggtggacaggactcttactgcagtggacaggactcttactgcggtggacaggactcttactgcagtggacaggactcttactgcggacagtcacccagctgccctgtttgtctcccggctgcacgggagctgctgggggagctaatgctatgtggtccgcaccgactagaggggactggctaactgatttagcttctatggtgcagagccgagtttctacttcactaagccccgcctccaccctagccagcaagctacattttttacaagtacttttatcactaaaggaggcagaggagtaactaaacatgtggcacacaacacaggacagagcaggagaaggagagggagagagagaagccatcgctgctaagctaactttacgctagcaaagaaagaaacaccgtatgtgatctacgtaaacgatagagtttaagcaaaagtagcgggtgaaagtattagtcttagtactagtattagtaataaaacgagtgtttgttcagtgaaacgatagttccagtagatataaaactgcagagagcgcaggagacacacagcggaacaccagtggaagcacaggaagtgacacaatacgttaccgccccTCGGATTGGCTCATGTTCACACCTTCCACCTtattcatcagtcatgtgacctaaCAAAGGTTAGTTATCATCACATAAATCcaatgattacattacattacattacatgtcatttagcagacgcttttatccaaagcgacttacaatggaattgagtccaatcagtcaggggtggagtcgaccttgcgaccatgatgtttttcgcacatagggtaccggtcttaaccactgagccaacTCCAACCCAATGATCCTGGACTAAAGTAAACAAGCGTGAACATGACAGACCATCTgagctaaccctaacccccaAAGTGTTGTCAAGTGCTGTGAAGTGCTGTAAAAAGTGTTGTAGCACTTaacaacactttgtgttttcagggtcTGAGAGAAGGATCTTTGTTGTTGGTTGAAGGAAACAACGTCAAACTTCTGGGAACCACCAAAGCCAGACTCTTCACCAGGTAACTGTCCATCTGTcgtgatgaccactcaaagctgcttttcactacagttttgtcattcactcattcacacacactgcctTTCAAGAGGTTAAGTGGCTTTGCCCAAGGTCGCGTCAACATGGgaactagcggagccgggaatcaaacccacaaccttcgagtagACAgatgactcactctaccactgagctaccgtctgtcgctctgtctgtctgtttggcCCTCTGTCcactcaccaacatacagtcctggtGATTTATGTTGAATTACCAGCATTAATGATTCTTGTTTTTTCAGGAATCAGCCGTCAGTGGAGTATGaaccaggaagtgacatcagcttcctgctcacacacacacacagtgactcatcATTAACTCAGCAGTGACTCGGTGTTAACTGATTAACTCATCATTAACTCATCATTAACTGATTCACTGATCATTAACTAATCATTAACTGAGCAGTGACTGGTTAACTGATCATTAACTCAGCAGTGACTCAGCATTATCTGATCATTAACTAAATAACTCAGCAGGTTTGATGGTGTAAATGTGAACGTATGAATCTGAATAAaagttttcatgattttctaAAATGatcagaatgtttttttgtttattgttcataaagttcagactttatttaaaaaaacaaacatgactgtATGAGAACATGACTCAttacagatgaaaacatgaatattatttaaacataaaacacagatgagaacatgaatatcatttaacaaaacacagatgaaaacatgaagatcatttaaacaaaacacagatgaaaacatgaatatcatttaaacaaaacacagatgagaacatgaatattatttaacaaaacacagatgaatacatgaatatcatttaaacaaaacacagatgagaacatgaatatcatttaaacaaaacagatgaaaacatgaatatcatttaaacaaaacacagatgagaacatgaatattatttaaacgtaaaacacagatgagaacatgaatatcatttaaacataaaacacagatgaaaacatgaagatcatttaaacaaaacacagatgagaacatgaatattatttaaacataaacacagatgagaacatgaatattatttaacaaaacacagatgaaaacatgaatatcattaaacaaaacacagatgagaacatgaatatcatttaacaaaacacagatgaaaacatgaatatcatttaaacaaaacagatgaaaacatgaatatcatttaaacaaaacataaacagatgagaacatgaatattatttaaacataaaacagaaacatgaatgtcatttaaacataaaacacagatgagaacatgaatattatttaaacataaaacacagatgagaacatgaatATCATTTAAACATCAAGGCGAAAACATGAAtatcatttaaacataaaacacagatgagaacatgaatattatttaaacataaaacacagatgagaacatgaatatcatttaaacataaacacagatgagaacatgaatatcatttaaacataaaagatgagaacatgaatattatttaaacataaaacacagatgagaacatgaatattatttaaacaaaacagatgaaaacatgaatatcatttaaaaaaacacagatgagaacatgaatattatttaaacataaaacacagatgagaacatgaatatttaaacataaaacagatgagaacatgaatattatttaaacataaaacagacGAAAACatgaatgtcatttaaacataaaacacagatgaaaacatgaatatcatttaaacataaaacacagatgagaacatgaatattatttaaacaaaacagatgaaaacatgaatattatttaaacataaaacacagatgagaacatgaacatcatttaaacataaaacacagatgagaacatgaatatcatttaaacatcaaacacagatgagaacatgaatattatttaaacataaaacacagatgagaacatgaatattatttaaacaaaacagatgaaaacatgaatattatttaaacataaaacacagatgagaacatgaatattatttaaacataaaacacagatgaaaacatgaatattatttaaacaaaacagatgaaaacatgaatattatttaaacataaaacacagttgagaacatgaacatcatttaaacataaaacacagatgaaaacatgaatttacTTTATTCAAAGTTGTTTTAATCTTTGTTTAAAAGTGAATTCAAGGTTTAAATAAACTTCgtattaaatatgaaaatgttgtTCGTTGTTATTAGAACTTTATAAATTtactgtttttgtgattttctttcatgtgtaaaataaataaatagtaaaacaAGAGAACAATATTGTTTATTATAAACAGGTTcactttcatgtgttcacagaggATGATTATGATCAAGTTCacttttttatccttttttcttcttgagTTTGAGGTTTGAGTTTCATGTTCACACGTTGAACAACGCATGAATttgttgcacattcacacaaacatggatctgtgagagtgaatctaacaaaaacatgatttagtTAGTGTGGATTAGTGAGCTTTTTGGCAGGAACCCTCGCGTGGATCCGGACTCGTCTGAAAGCGACGGCTCTGACCTTAGTGTGGATTAGTGAGGTTTTTGGCAGGAACCCTCGCGTGGATCCGGACTCGTCTGAAAGCGACGGCTCTGATCTGCGGGAGGCTCAGACCGTACACCAGCGGGTTGGTGATGGGAGGAAACAGCAGGAACTCCAGAGACAGAACCGCCACCACAAACACGTTGACCTGGTCCACTCTGTAGAGACTGAGCAGAACCTCGCAGAACACGGTGACGCAGAAGTTGAGGAAGGTGACGATGTGAGGGAGACAGGTGTGCAGAGCCTTCCTCCTGAACTCTGACGAGCTGCGGCGACACAGCAGTAGAACGCGCAGGTACGTGTACAGGACGAAGAAGAGCGGCACAAAGATGGACATGACGATGAAGAACTGACTGGATTTGTTGATGGTGACGGTTTCCACGCAGGACAGCTGGACGATGCTCCAGTTATTACAGAAGAGACGCCGCAGCTCGTGTCCACACAGAGGAAGACGACTGCTGGAGTAGAAGAAGAACCCGAACACCGCCACCGGGTACAGGACCGCCAGCACCAGGAGGCTTCCAACCACGGACATGGACATTTTACTCTGGTAGTGCAGTGGGTGGAAAATGGCCACGAAGCGGTCGTAGGCCATGACGGTGAGGATGGTGACCTCCTGACCTTTGTAGCTGTGGATGACGTACATCTGAAGGAAACACGACGGGCGTGAGATGAAGTGAGCGTCCGACACCAGGTCGCACAGGAACCTGGGGAAGAAGGCGGCGGAGCCGTACAGAGagttcagagacagagagcagatgaaGACGTACATGGGACGGTGCAGAGACCGGTGTGAGGACACGCTGAGGACGATGGCGGCGTTCACGCACACGATGGTCGCATagatgcacacgcacacacagaagaagacgTATCTGAGAGGACCCAAGTCTGAGAAGAGAGTGAACTCAAAGTACAGAGGGTTCATGCTACTGTTAGTCCACATGTCCaccatgtctcctcctcctcctgctgctgctgctgctgctgctgctgctgctgctgcttcatccactcactcactcactcactcacccacccaccctaaccctaactcaCACACAGGCTGCTCTGCTCCTTTatactggaacacacacacacacacaacaaacaacatgacGTCCATCAtctaaaaaaggaaaacactcaCAACTAACTCTAACTTTAACTTTctctaatcctaatcctaatcctaatcctaaccaaCTAAACAGATGGATTTTCTCCcagatttttaaatattcatgatttAATCCTGAGAATATAAATTCACCATGATCAACTTTTGTTACTGCAATAAAATGCTCTTTATCATCCTAATCCTAACTGTTTTAGCCAGATGCTAATGGGGTAGCTGTAGTTGTGCTGGTTAAGAAGTTACTGATCATAACTTAGTAGCTttgtagctaatgttagcatgttCACATGAATgtagctaacattagcatggTCACATGAATGTAGTTAATGTTagcatgtttacatgaatgTTGCTAATTTTAGCATGTTCACATGCatgtagctaatgttagcatgttCACATGAAtgtagcttttgtttttgttcatgtttttgttcacgcaccaataaaaataatttgttttccaGACTTCCcacattctttcattcattcatttgttcattcacaTTTACCTGAATAATTAAAATTCACCATGataattgtgataaaaaaaatatcccatTCGTCAATTTAACTGCATCAGATTAACTTagaatggaaaaacaacaaattaacaTATTGACATTGGGAACCTTTGGCATATTGATGGAAAATGGTTCAGTCTGGAGAGGAAGATTAACCAGTTCCTGGGCCTAACCAGGTGGCTGGGCCTGCAAGGGAGCTGAAGCAGCATCGCACTCTTCAGGCATAACACCAAGCTGCAACTTCCGTTCAGTGGTATGGCAGAGGAGTTCACCAGAACCAGAGAAGTCCTGCTCTACAGAGGTTCTGTCGACACCAAGGTCTCCTCAGCAGGTGTAGAAGTCAGAACAGGACAGAGGTTGCACCCAGGATGCAGTGGAAAGGGTGGAGGCAAGGTTGCGACATAGCATCCTTCTGAGCACAGTGGCTACTGGGCGGGCTGGGCTAGGTATCAATCAGAACCTAGCTACAGTAAATCCAGCGGaaaggagaagcaaaagctGATCCTAGAGGAGGTACATGCCGAGGTGGAGGAAGCTCGCTTGTGGGCGCATGAAGCTGGCTGTAAGGTCACCTGGGCAGAACTCTGGAAGGTGGAGCCACACCACTTCAAGTTTCTAGTCCAGACAGTATATGACGTCCTCCTGAGCCCTGCCAACCTGTTCACCTAAGGCCTGGTGGACTCACCTGCTTGCCAACTGTGCTAGAAAAGGGGATTTTTAGAACACatcctcagctgctgctcaaAGGCCTTGGGAGATGGTCGGTATTGTGACCACGTTCTGCGGGCAGTAGCAGACACCATCTACACTGGCATCAATAACAGCAAACGGCAACGCCTCTCCAAGTGTACCATGACCTTCGTTCGTGCAGGCAAGAAGCCCCCAAAGAAGACCCAGGGggcctgtgtgtgagagagtgagtgactgtgtgtgtgcgtgtgtgtgtgtgtggcctgcttTGGAGACAATTGTGATTCTTAGACAATGGCCAGACATGGTCTTGATGTCCAGGGCAAGCAAGCAGGTGGTACTACTGGAGCTAACTCTCCCTTGTGAAGATCGGCTGGAGGAAGCTCAAGAACGAAAGAAGGCCAAGTATGCTGACCTGGAAGGCTTTCTGCGAGCCCATTGTAGTGGGTTGCAGGGGCTTCACAGGCCAGTCTCCACATCGGGTCCTGGGGCTCCTTGGGATCTGCGGACTGCACAGGCGAAGAGCCATGAATAACATCATGGAAGCTGCCGAAAAGAATTCACATTGGCTCTGGTTGAGGAGGGGGGATCCATGGCGTAGTGCACTACCTGGACACAAGTCGGGGGCTGTTCACCCCCGGCTGGGTCACCCAGGTGAGGGTGTCTGATGTAAGCCCGTGACCCTGGTTCATCCCTGAAGATGTGTCCATGTTGCACCACAAGGTCTATCTCAGTAGTTAAGTATCAGATTTACTTAAAATGgacaaaccctaacccttaacaaTTGGGAACTATTTGCCTGTCGGTGGGAAATGGTTGCTTTATATTatgagtagtgtgtgtgtgtgtgtgagtgtgtgtgtagtgcttgcagctttattattattattattattattattaataataataataataataataataataatagtaataatgattaATATTATCTTTTTAACAGGCCACTACACAGGCCATAACaggtggtctagtggttagtactcttgcctttgcagcaagaaaacctggggttcgagccccggttgtaacgagggtctttctgcagaaggtcacatgttctccccgtgtgagtgtgggttttctccgggttctccgggttctccgggttcctcccacagtccaaaaacatgcaaaaacaatTGACcgtatggttgtttgtctctatatgtgtccctgcgatggactggccaactgttcagggtgtgaccccgcctatcagggtgtgaccccgcctattgctgtatgtcagctgagattggcacagccctccccccgtgaccctcctgcggaggataaagcggttgaaATTGGACGAatcgatttaaaaaaacaaaactgataaATTAATTAAGTAGTCACGattaattacagaaaataaacctgaagcttataacagatatttatttatataagatCATGGAATGAATTTAGAATGAACACAAAAAGTCTATGACTGTTTTAATGGCGTTCTTTAAACCTGTGAAGAACACGTTTGGCACAAAAAGGATcttaatgttttaaacatgtgagTAAAAAAAGATCGGAGTGACGTGTGATCGAGACGtgatgagagaaaaacacagggaAGACGTGAAACGTGggaatataacatatatatacatttatgtatcaatacatacatatgtttacatatatgtaaatgttaacatatatgtatatatatttgatacatatacacacacacagtgggggTCTTAATCATCATGTCAggcacatgtacatatatatatatacatatatatgtaaacatatatatgtatatatatgtttacatatatgtataaatatatatgtaggTAGACAAACAGTAATTATCagtgaaaaagtgaaagtgatATTATTCACTTAATCATCATGTCAggcacatatatgtgtatatatatacatatatatacatacatacatatatatatatacatgatttgttattgattaataatctgaTTACTGTCACacagaagcaaagaaaccacaacatgttcatgatgaagaagctgaaatgatcTGAACAGtcatcagtgagtgagtgagtgagtgaatggttgattCATCCGTTCACTTTGATGCGACAGAACAACCGTCGGAGGTGTTTGTAAATCTCCTTCATCTTCAGTCCGTATATGATGGGATTAAAGAGAGGATTATACACCAGCATCTGCAGCGTCATCACAAAACGAGCCAGTTTTGGCAAATCGGAGTCCAGTTTGACGATAGTGACGTCGTAGGTGATCAGACAGGAGTAGTTGATCAGAACCAGCAGGTGAGGTAAACAGGTCTGAGCCGCCTTGGTCCTGACACTCTTAGAGCTCCTGTAGGAGATGATCAGGATGTTTGTGTACGTGAACAGGATGAAGAACATGGGAACGATCACCAGGTCAATGAGGACAACCACACCATATATGGACAACACTCTGGACGTCACACAGTAAAGATTATGGACTGAATTATTGCACAAAATCCCGTTCAAAGAAAAAGTGCAGAGTTTGTTGTGGATCCGAGCAATGACTGGAGCAGCAGTCTGACAAACGGGAAGCAGCCacgcacacagcagcagaacacacactgTGGATCTGCTCATGATGGTCTGATACTGCAGAGGTTTACATATGGACACGTACCTGTCGTAGGCCATGGCCGACAACAGCAGGAACTCTGAACCACTTAGAGAGTAATAAAGGAAACACTGGAAGAGACACGCTGAGTATGAGATGATCTGCTGCTCGGATAAAAagtccagcagcagctttggGTAAATGTTTGTGCTCAACAGAAGAGAGTTGAACAACAACGCTGCGACCAACACGTACATGGGCTCGTGGAGGTTCTGCTGagtcacaatcaca
The sequence above is a segment of the Solea senegalensis isolate Sse05_10M unplaced genomic scaffold, IFAPA_SoseM_1 scf7180000017707, whole genome shotgun sequence genome. Coding sequences within it:
- the LOC122764850 gene encoding olfactory receptor 11A1-like codes for the protein MSAQVNVTYITLDGHVDVDSYRYLYFVVMFAAYILIICCNGTIVCVIVTQQNLHEPMYVLVAALLFNSLLLSTNIYPKLLLDFLSEQQIISYSACLFQCFLYYSLSGSEFLLLSAMAYDRYVSICKPLQYQTIMSRSTVCVLLLCAWLLPVCQTAAPVIARIHNKLCTFSLNGILCNNSVHNLYCVTSRVLSIYGVVVLIDLVIVPMFFILFTYTNILIISYRSSKSVRTKAAQTCLPHLLVLINYSCLITYDVTIVKLDSDLPKLARFVMTLQMLVYNPLFNPIIYGLKMKEIYKHLRRLFCRIKVNG
- the LOC122764843 gene encoding putative gustatory receptor clone PTE01; translation: MWTNSSMNPLYFEFTLFSDLGPLRYVFFCVCVCIYATIVCVNAAIVLSVSSHRSLHRPMYVFICSLSLNSLYGSAAFFPRFLCDLVSDAHFISRPSCFLQMYVIHSYKGQEVTILTVMAYDRFVAIFHPLHYQSKMSMSVVGSLLVLAVLYPVAVFGFFFYSSSRLPLCGHELRRLFCNNWSIVQLSCVETVTINKSSQFFIVMSIFVPLFFVLYTYLRVLLLCRRSSSEFRRKALHTCLPHIVTFLNFCVTVFCEVLLSLYRVDQVNVFVVAVLSLEFLLFPPITNPLVYGLSLPQIRAVAFRRVRIHARVPAKKLTNPH